From a region of the Sminthopsis crassicaudata isolate SCR6 chromosome 6, ASM4859323v1, whole genome shotgun sequence genome:
- the LOC141547235 gene encoding perilipin-3-like, with protein MSSTEPKSDSSAREAEPGSQGLLAPVGNVVLVSPTSNKDLATSASLKKENPQLQPTDEAPEENLPVCQQASPSQVTAIPSLASSAKNVVASTRIRDVAFQSGMDMSKSKFAIDTETASDLAKFDLMTLDSTEELQQSEEGDDNYLPMTDDELAEIAEIWSPEEWKIPSIQQQRKTQRYFVRLGFLPPNLHQQAIEYSTVKLKQIKQNVLETHLQLSQIINLINNVKQTGQPLCESQEKLDQTWVHWYQLFPTNNKQDVEKMESQTLLLLTKLLSKLRNIILLLLSSTRGLYYDIRRKIKQSLHYMREYKAILVTVNSFQDLSCKFINLIQEESNKILAFLDQIQDNLAEDRPLTWIMGPFVPSNQGSQKAERTSEASED; from the coding sequence ATGTCTTCCACTGAGCCTAAATCTGATTCTAGTGCTCGTGAGGCCGAGCCAGGAAGCCAGGGTCTACTGGCACCTGTGGGTAATGTTGTGCTTGTCAGTCCTACCAGTAACAAAGATCTGGCTACCTCTGCTTCATTGAAGAAGGAAAACCCTCAACTCCAGCCAACAGATGAAGCTCCTGAGGAAAACCTGCCAGTTTGTCAGCAAGCCTCGCCTTCCCAGGTTACAGCTATTCCAAGTTTGGCCTCCAGTGCCAAAAATGTTGTAGCCAGTACACGGATTCGGGATGTAGCTTTCCAGAGTGGGATGGATATGAGTAAATCAAAGTTTGCCATAGACACTGAAACAGCATCTGATTTGGCCAAATTTGATCTGATGACCTTGGACAGTACAGAGGAGTTGCAGCAATCTGAAGAAGGGGATGACAATTACCTACCTATGACAGATGATGAGCTGGCTGAGATCGCTGAGATTTGGTCACCAGAggaatggaaaataccatccatcCAACAGCAAAGAAAAACACAACGTTACTTTGTGCGTCTGGGATTCCTGCCTCCCAACCTCCACCAGCAGGCCATTGAGTATTCCACGGTGAAACTGAAGCAAATCAAGCAGAATGTCCTCGAGACTCACCTGCAGCTTTCTCAGATCATCAACTTAATTAATAATGTTAAACAGACTGGTCAGCCATTGTGTGAGAGTCAAGAGAAACTTGACCAAACATGGGTTCACTGGTATCAATTATTTCCTACAAATAATAAGCAAGATGTTGAGAAGATGGAGTCCCAAACTCTCCTCCTACTTACGAAGCTCCTTTCCAAGCTTCGGAACATCATCCTACTGCTCTTGTCTAGCACACGAGGCCTTTACTATGACATTCGGAGAAAGATAAAGCAGAGTCTTCACTATATGAGAGAGTATAAGGCTATCCTTGTTACCGTGAATTCCTTTCAGGATCTTTCTTGCAAGTTCATAAACCTAATCCAGGAGGAGAGCAACAAGATCCTAGCATTCCTAGACCAAATACAAGACAATCTGGCTGAGGACAGACCTCTCACTTGGATCATGGGACCCTTTGTCCCATCCAACCAAGGTTCCCAAAAGGCAGAGAGAACTTCTGAGGCTTCAGAAGACTAG